In a genomic window of Passer domesticus isolate bPasDom1 chromosome 3, bPasDom1.hap1, whole genome shotgun sequence:
- the AGT gene encoding angiotensinogen, translated as MNVVADFLCLLACLTVVTCDRVYVHPFNLFSFNESDCDKLEKLVQEGKTIVPVSIESQTTPEYEDGMNDNKLEVANLSTWGKEERSYLSDLVVVLGMRFYSALQKAQRGQNVLLSPTSLYSSLLSFYLGASNQTAVDLQALLGFNPPSGNPDCISMAVGSNFLSSLRTIERLVKSGDEELLFSKTLSLFSAPGIALFQLFMEHLLPSADAFYARAVDFANPGKAAKQINDFVEAKSEGRSKGFLADMDPSAELLFVVDVRLAMNVKQAFPLKEPQEFWVDSNTKVLVPMLSIMGTFKYKTDASGTFSVVEVPLSQTALLVLLQPSNGSDLERLESSAWLQRLSPREIKLTLPTLTLEDSCDLQELLADMELPPLLGKGADFSKISNASLTVGKVINKAFFKLASDGTDQPEDPAAQKEDGVYLDVTLNKPFLFAVFEKQSRAMLFLGRVVNPLHED; from the exons ATGAATGTGGTAGCAGATTTTCTCTGCTTGCTGGCTTGCCTTACCGTGGTGACTTGTGACCGGGTCTACGTCCACCCtttcaatttgttttctttcaatgAGAGTGACTGTGACAAGCTGGAAAAATTGGTTCAGGAGGGAAAGACTATTGTCCCTGTCTCCATTGAGTCCCAAACCACTCCTGAATATGAAGATGGCATGAATGACAACAAGTTGGAAGTTGCAAACCTCAGcacctgggggaaggaggaacGGAGCTACCTGAGCGACTTGGTAGTCGTCCTGGGCATGCGGTTTTACAGCGCACTGCAGAAAGCACAGAGGGGCCAAAACGTGCTCCTGTCCCCTACCAGCCTCTACAGCTCCTTGTTGTCCTTCTACCTGGGGGCCTCAAACCAGACAGCAGTTGATTTGCAGGCTTTGCTGGGATTTAATCCCCCCTCTGGAAACCCTGACTGCATTTCCATGGCAGTGGGAAGCAATTTCCTTTCCAGCCTGAGGACGATCGAAAGGCTTGTGAAGAGCGGGGACGAggagctgctcttttccaagACACTGAGCCTGTTCTCTGCCCCTGGCATAGCCCTATTCCAGCTGTTCATGGAGCACTTGCTCCCCAGTGCTGATGCATTCTACGCCCGAGCTGTTGATTTTGCAAATCCAGGCAAGGcagcaaaacaaataaatgacTTTGTGGAGGCCAAAAGCGAGGGCCGGAGCAAGGGCTTTCTGGCAGACATGGATCCATCCGCCGAGCTGCTGTTTGTGGTGGACGTCCGCTTGGCAA TGAATGTTAAGCAAGCCTTCCCACTCAAAGAGCCTCAGGAGTTCTGGGTGGATTCAAACACAAAGGTCTTGGTCCCTATGTTGTCTATCATGGGGACATTCAAGTACAAGACTGATGCCAGTGGCACTTTTTCTGTGGTGGAAGTCCCCCTCAGCCAGACAgcgctgctggtgctgctgcagccctccaACGGCAGCGACCTGGAGCGCCTGGAGTcctcagcctggctccagcGGCTGTCCCCAAG agaaattaaattaacaCTGCCAACATTAACACTAGAAGACAGCTGTGATCTACAGGAGCTTCTTGCAGATATGGAACTGCCTCcactgctggggaagggggcaGACTTCAGTAAGATAAGCAATGCCAGTCTAACAGTTGGAAAG GTAATAAATAAAGCCTTTTTCAAACTGGCCAGTGATGGAACAGATCAGCCAGAAGATCCTGCAGCACAGAAGGAAGATGGGGTGTACCTGGATGTAACACTGAATAAGCCATTCCTTTTTGCTGTTTTTGAAAAGCAGTCAAGGGCAATGCTTTTTCTTGGCAGAGTAGTAAACCCTCTGCATGAGGATTAA